One window of the Zea mays cultivar B73 chromosome 3, Zm-B73-REFERENCE-NAM-5.0, whole genome shotgun sequence genome contains the following:
- the LOC100280444 gene encoding Indole-3-pyruvate monooxygenase YUCCA1-like, whose translation MDDDKQQLARQEDQAGRASWVPGAVIVGAGPSGLAVAACLAARGVPATVLEMSDSLASTWRHRTYDRLTLHLPKRFCELPLLPFPRGYPAYPSKGQFVAYLEAYAAAAGVAPRFGARVEEAAFDAGAGAWALRLAGAGGGGAGDLLLARWLVVATGENAVPRLPDLPGAARFAGRVLHTCDYRSGEEFAGRKVLVVGCGNSGMEVSLDLCRHGAAPSMVVRNTVHVLPREMLGLSTFGIAMALLKLLPVRVVDRILLAAARLALGDTGKLGLRRPKTGPIELKNLTGRTPVLDVGTLAHIKTGKIKVVGAVKEVTQRGVRFADGKEEQFDAIIQATGYRSNVPSWLKDGGDVFTSEGMPRIPFPNGWKGKNGLYAVGFSQRGLLGASADALNIARDIHRQWTDTATRPVVLRCNSAVV comes from the exons ATGGACGACGACAAGCAGCAGCTGGCGCGGCAGGAGGACCAGGCAGGGCGCGCGTCGTGGGTCCCCGGCGCGGTCATCGTGGGCGCGGGCCCGTCGGGGCTGGCCGTGGCGGCGTGCCTGGCGGCCCGCGGCGTGCCGGCCACGGTGCTGGAGATGTCGGACTCGCTGGCGTCCACGTGGCGCCACCGCACCTACGACCGCCTGACGCTGCACCTGCCGAAGCGCTTCTGCGAGCTGCCGCTGCTGCCCTTCCCGCGGGGGTACCCGGCGTACCCGTCCAAGGGCCAGTTCGTGGCGTACCTGGAGGCGTACGCCGCGGCGGCGGGCGTGGCGCCGCGGTTCGGCGCCCGCGTGGAGGAGGCCGCGTTCGACGCGGGCGCCGGCGCCTGGGCGCTCCGCCTGGCGggcgctggcggcggcggcgccggcgaCCTGCTCCTGGCGCGCTGGCTCGTCGTGGCCACGGGCGAGAACGCCGTGCCGCGCCTGCCCGACCTGCCCGGCGCCGCGCGCTTCGCCGGCCGCGTCCTGCACACGTGCGACTACAGGTCCGGGGAGGAGTTCGCGGGGAGGAAGGTGCTGGTGGTCGGGTGCGGCAACTCCGGCATGGAGGTCAGCCTGGATTTGTGCCGCCACGGCGCCGCGCCGTCGATGGTGGTGCGCAACACG GTCCATGTGCTGCCGAGGGAGATGCTGGGTCTCTCGACGTTCGGCATCGCCATGGCGCTGCTGAAGCTGCTCCCCGTCCGGGTGGTGGACCGGATCCTCCTGGCGGCGGCGCGGCTGGCGTTGGGCGACACGGGCAAGCTCGGCCTGAGGCGGCCCAAGACGGGGCCCATCGAGCTGAAGAACCTCACCGGCAGGACCCCCGTGCTGGACGTCGGGACGCTAGCCCACATCAAAACCGGCAAAATTAAG GTAGTGGGAGCAGTGAAGGAGGTGACCCAGCGCGGGGTCAGGTTCGCGGACGGCAAGGAGGAGCAGTTCGACGCAATCATACAGGCCACGGGGTACAGGAGCAACGTGCCGTCCTGGCTCAAG GACGGAGGCGACGTGTTCACGAGCGAAGGGATGCCCAGGATCCCCTTCCCCAACGGCTGGAAAGGGAAGAACGGGCTCTACGCCGTCGGCTTCTCGCAGCGGGGGCTGCTGGGCGCCTCGGCCGACGCCCTCAACATCGCCAGGGATATACACCGTCAGTGGACGGACACGGCCACAAGACCCGTCGTGCTCCGATGTAACAGTGCTGTCGTCTGA
- the LOC100216666 gene encoding uncharacterized protein LOC100216666, translating into MRPASSAAAWARARGPAASFVRAIIDDDSLLPAHCAVGPSPESRPNHARKWTTGRPWSSGIRHARFGSALLGCLPTVTLRSLVHCIGCHRNPGPTVLLLLSRSCRW; encoded by the coding sequence ATGCGGCCGGCGTCGTCGGCGGCGGCGTGGGCGCGGGCGCGTGGCCCCGCCGCGTCGTTTGTTCGCGCAATCATTGATGATGATTCTCTGCTGCCGGCCCACTGCGCCGTGGGCCCCTCCCCCGAGAGCCGTCCTAATCACGCTCGCAAGTGGACTACTGGGCGGCCGTGGTCCTCCGGGATCCGTCACGCTCGCTTCGGCTCGGCTCTCCTCGGGTGCCTCCCTACGGTTACGTTACGTAGCCTAGTCCATTGCATTGGTTGCCACCGTAATCCAGGCCCTACTGTACTACTACTTCTATCTCGTAGTTGTAGGTGGTAA